CACCCAGGGTGCGGCGATCACCGAAACTACCGGCGCAAACACCGCGGGCAAGGATACGGTCTTTGCCGACATCGCCGGGGTCACGGGCGACGCGGCGCGCGACGCATCGCATAGCGACAACGACGACTATACCGTGGTCACTGCGACGCTGGGGGTCACCAAGACCAGCCGCGTCATTTCGGATCCGTTCAACAACACGACGAATCCGAAGCTGATCCCGGGTGCGGTCGTCGAATATTGCATCGCGGTCGCCAACACCGGCAGCGCCGACGCGACGTCGGTCCTCATCAACGATCCGGTCCCCGGCCAGTTGACGTTCAGCGCAGGCACGATCCTGCTGAACGGCACGGTCACCGCGGGAACCTGCAACGCCGATGGCGCTGCGGGCGGCAGCTATGCCGCACCGAACGTTTCGGGGACCATCGCGACCGTTGCCGCGGGCGCCACGCGCACGCTCGTCTTCCGCGCGACGGTCAACTGATCGGGTAACGGACGGGACAGCGGAGGCACTGGCGAAAGCCGGGCTCCGCTGCCCCCTTCGGGGCTTATGGCACTCGGAACAAAATATTTCGGCCTTGTGACCGCCTTGGTCGCGGCAGCGCTGCTGCCCGCGATCCCGGCGGCGCGCGCGCAGGTCATTTCCAACACCGCTTCGGCGCAGTGGACGCACGACGGGCAGCCTGGACAGGCGCTGTCGAACCGCGTCGATGTGACGGTCACGCCGCGTCCGGCGCCACCGCCGGCGATTGCGACATATCGCCTGACGAGCGGCAGCGGCACCAAATCGGTGCAGTTGGCCCCGACCCAGTGCAGCCGTGCGGGCGCGCGCAACGCGGCGGCGCGCGGCGCCAGCAGCACCATCCCGCTTGGCGGCGTCTATGAAGGCATATCGACCGCACCCGCCGCGCTGCAAAGCACCGACAATTTCCGCGCCGGCGAAGTGCTGGTCGTCGGTGTCACACTCGCGTCGGCCAATGCCGATCCGCAGCAGCGCGACACCCTGCCCGTTGCCCTCGATCTCGAGAATGGCGATCGCGAGCAGATCGTCCTGACCGAGACCGCCAACAACAGCGGCGAATTCGTCGGTTTCATCAACACGGTCGGCGTTCCGCCCGCGGTGGTTCAGGGCGATTGCCGCCTGTCGGTTAACCCCGGCGCGCCGTTGGCGCTCCGCGTTACCGATCAGGCGAATGCCAGTCTCGTCGCACTGGCGACGATCAACTTCCTCGTCGATCCCTTCGGCATCGTGTTCGACAGCGGCGACGGCGCCCCCGTCGCGGGAAGCCGTCTGACGCTCGTCGACGCCGTGACCGGCCAGCCCGCGCAAGTGTTCGGCGACGATGGCGTCTCGGCCTATCCGTCGAGCGTGGTCACCGGCCAGAGCGTCACCGACGCGGGCGGCACGACGTATAATTTCCCGCCGGGCGACTATCGCTTTCCCTTTGTCGCGCCGGGCACCTACCGTCTGATCGTCGCGCCGCCCGTGCCCTACACCGCGCCGTCGCGGTCGAGCCCCGCCGACCTCGCCGGTCTGCGGCGTCCCGACGACGGCCAGCCGTTCACGATCACAGGTGCGAGCTATGGCAATGTGTTCACGCTGAATAGTCCGGCGCCGGTGCGCGTCGACATTCCGGTCGACCAGCCCGGACTGCCGCTGATCCTGCGTAAGACGACCTCGACGCAGGTCGCGGTGCCCGGCGACGTGATCCAGTATCGCATCGAGGTCGCGAACCGCGACGCGCGCCGCAGCACCGGCGCGGTGACCGTGCGCGACATGCTGCCCGCGGGAATGCGCCTGCGCGCCGATACCGTTCGCGCCGATGGTGTCCGCGTCACAGCCAACGTCGCGGCGAACGGCCGCGAGTTCGCGGTTACGCTGCCCGGCATTGCGGCATCGCGCTCGACGCTGCTCACCTATCTGGCCGAAGTCATCGTGTCGGCGCAGCCGGGCAATGCGCTCAACCGCGCCACCGCAACCGACAACCGCGGATCGACGAGCAACATCGCCGAAGCGACGATATCGATCAAACGCGACCAGCTCGGCGACCGGATGACGATCATCGGCCGCATCACCGACGGCGGCTGCCGTGTCGATCCGGGCAAGGCGGGCGGGATCATGGGTGTGCGCGTGATGCTTCAGGACGGCAGCTATACCGTCACCGACGCGGACGGCCGCTATCATTTCGAAGGCGTGCGCCCCGGCCTGCATGTCGTCCAGATCGATCCGTCGACGCTCCCGCTCGACCGCGAGGCGATCGACTGCGCGCGCTCGACGCAGAGCGCGGGCAGCCCGATCTCGCGCTTCGTCGAAGGCCGCGGCGGCGCCCTGAAGCGCGCCGACTTCCGCGCCGTCGCCAGCACGCCGCGCGCCGCGCCGAACCATGTCGCCATCGAAGCGCCCAAGGTGCTGAGCGATCCCGAAGCCGCCGGCGCGGGCCGCGACTGGCTCGCGGGTCAGGCACCAGGCATCGGCTGGCTTTTCCCCGACGCAGACCACAATCCGCGCGCCAAGGCGATCCGCGCGGCGATCAAGCACGCCCCGGGGCAAACGGTGTCGCTCCACATCAACGGCAAGCCTGCCGACGCGCTGACGTTCGAGGGCGTGAGCAAGTCGGCCGACGGCAGCATCGCGATCAGCCTGTGGCGCGGGCTCGAAATCCGCGAAGGCGAAAACCGCCTCGTCGCCGAGGTGAGGGATGCGAACGGGGTCACGATCGAAACGCTCGAACGCGGCGTCCATTATTCGATCACCCCGATGCGCGCGTCGCTGATCCGCGAAAAGTCGGTGCTGGTCGCCGACGGTGTAACGCGCCCGGTGATCGCGGTGCGCCTGATCGACCGCAACGGCAAGCCGATCCGCGCCGGCCTGACGGGCGATTTCAGCGTCCCCGCGCCCTATTATCCCGCGGTCGAAGCCGATGCGCAGCAGGCGCGCCAGCTCGCCGGCCTTGAGCGCGCACAACCGGTGTGGAAGATCGATGGCGACGACGGCATCGCCACTATCGAACTCGAACCGACGACTGCATCGGGAACGCTCGCGATGGATTTCACCTTCCGCGACGACAAGGTGACACGCAAGCAGACGATCGAAACCTGGCTCGATCCGGGCGATCGCCCGTGGACCGTCGTCGGCTTTGCCGCGGGTACGCTCGGTTACAACACGCTCGATGACCGGATGGAGCCGATGGCAGAGACGCTCGACGATCTCAACGCCGATGCTCGTCTCGCGCTGTACGCAAAAGGCCGCGTCCGCGGAAAGTGGCTGATGACGCTGGCGTATGACAGCGACAAGGACAAGGATGACGCCCGGTTCGGCGGCGTGATCGATCCGCGCGCCTATTACACCATCTACGCCGACCGCAACGAGACGCGCTACGACGCCGCCTCGGTGCGCAAGCTCTACCTGCGCCTCGAGCGCCCGCAATTCTACGCGATGTTCGGCGATATCGAGACGGGGATTTCGGAACCCGAACTCGCCCGCTACCAGCGCGCGCTGAACGGCGGCAAAGCCGAATATCGGGGCCGCAACGTCGCCGCGACCGCCTTCGTCGCCGACACGCCGTACCGTTTCCGCCGCGACGAGATTCAGGGCAATGGCCTGACGGGCCCGTACCAGCTCGGCGCCAAGGATATCCTGCCAAACAGCGAGCGGATTGTCATCGAAACGCGCGACCGGCTGCACAGCGAACGCATTGTCGAGACGATCAGCCTGACGCGCCATGTCGATTATGACATCGACTATCTGTCGGGCACGCTTCGCTTTCGCGAACCCGTGCTTAGCCGTTCGTCGGACCTCGACCCGCAATTCATCGTCGCCGAATATGAAGTCGATGGCGTCGGCCAGCGCGTGCTCAACGCCGGCGGCCGCGTCAGCTATCAGTCGAATGACGAGAAGCTGCGCGTCGGTGCGACCTTCATCCACGACGAAGATGGCAACGCCAAGACCAACCTCGGCGGTGTGGACGCGCGTTATCGCCCGACGATCGAAACAGAAGTCCGCGCCGAACTCGCGGTCAGCGATGCCAAGGCAACCAATGGCAGCGCCGCCGCCAATGGCACCGCGAAGGCGTGGCTGATCGAGGCCGAGCATCACAGCAGCAACGCCGATTTCCTCGCTTACGTCCGTGAGCGCGAGACCGGTTTCGGCACCGGTCAGCTCAACAGCAGCGAGAACGGCACGCGCAAATTCGGCTTCGACGCGCGCGTAAAAGTCAGCCAAACGTTGTCGGTCACCGGCAGCGCATGGCAGGAGGATTATCTCGAAACGAGCGCGCGTCGTCGCGCCGCCCGAGCGCTCGTCGAATATGACAATGGCACCAGCGTCGCGCGCGCCGGATTGACGCACGCCGACGACCGTTTGACCGACGGCACGCGCAATCGGTCGAACATCGTCCAGCTCGGCGCGACGCAGCGATTGATGGGCAAACGCCTCGAACTCGACGCACAGACCGAATTTGCCCTCGGCGGCAAAGACGCGAGCATCGATTTCCCGACGAGGCATCGCGTGGGCGCGCGCTACGCGATCAATCGCGACGTCAACCTCGTCGGCAGCTACGAGATCGCCGACGGGGACACGATCAAGGCGCGCACCGCGCGGGTCGGTTTCGACCTGACGCCTTGGTCCGGCGGGCGCCTGCTCGCGACCGCGAACAGCCAAGAAATTGGCGAATATGGTCCGCGCAGCTTTGCCGCTTATGGCCTGTCGCAGTCGCTGAAGCTTGGCGAGCGCTGGTCGGTCGACCTGTCGGTTGACGGCAACCGCACGATCAGCGGCATCCGCGCCAAGGACGTGCTCAATGTCGACCATCCCGTCGCATCGGGCGGGTTCCTTGGCGGCAATGGCACACTCACCGAGGATTTTCTCGCGATCAGCACCGGCGCGACCTATCGCGCCGATCGCTGGACGCTGACCGGCCGCGCCGAATATCGCGATGGCGAGATCGCCAATCGTTACGGCCTGACGCTCGGCGGGCTCCGCCAGCTCGGCGAAGGCCGCGCGCTGGGTGCGCTCTTTACCTACGCCAAGGCGAGCGGCAGCGGTCCGACCCCGACGACCGAAGTGATCCAGTTCGAAATGAGCTGGGCGCATCGCCCCGCCGATTCGCGGATTGCGTGGCTCAACAAGAGCGAATTCCGTTCGGATAAGGTCCGCGACGCGGTCGCGGGTCAGGCCGGGCCGATTGGCGGCACCCTGACGATCGATGGCGACGCGACGAGCCGCCGCCTGCTCAACAGCCTGTCGGTCAACTGGACCCCGCTCGGCGATCGCGGCGACCGGCGCGACAATGACCGCATGTGGTACGAGCGCGCCGAAATCGGTTTCTTCTGGGGCACGCGCTATAATTTCGACCGCTTCGGCGTCGATGATGTGAAGGGCTGGTCGAACCTGATCGGTGCCGACTTCCGCTTCAACCTTGGCGAAGATGTCGGTGTGGGTGCGTCGGGAACCGTACGCGTCGGGACCGATGCCGATACCGTCAGCTGGGCGGGCGGCCCGACGGTGACGCTGGCGCCGATGAAAAATGCGAACATCACCTTCGGCTATAATTTCACGGGCTTCCACGACCGCGATTTCGAAGACACGCGTTTCTCGCGCTCGGGCGCCTATGTGACCTTCAAGCTGAAGTTCGACCAGACGAGTTTCGCGGGGCTGGGGCTATAGACCGACCGCGGGAGGAACGAAGCAATCCGGGGCGATGTCCACCGCCCCGGATTGTTTCGTTGTCATCGCTTCGCGATCAGTCTGCGAACAGCAGGACGGGCGTCTCGATCAACTTCTTGAGCGCCTGCACATAGCTTGCGGCATCCCAGCCATCGACGACACGGTGGTCGCAGCTGATCGACAGGTTCATCAGCTTCGCGCGGCGGATTTCGTCGCCGTCGAAGACCGGGCGTTCGACGATCTTGTTCGGGCCGATGATCGCGACTTCGGGCCGGTTGATCACCGGGGTCGTCGCGATGCCGCCGAGCGGGCCCAAGGAGGTGACGGTCAGCGTGCCGCCGGTCAGTTCCTCGACCTTTGCCTTGCCGGTGCGTGCGGCTTCGGCAAGGCGGGTGATCTCGCTCGCGAGCTGCCAGACATTTTTGTCCTGCGCATCGCGGATGACGGGAACCATCAGCCCGGCGTCGGTCTGCGTCGCCATGCCGAGATGCACCGCGCCGTAACGCGTCACCACGCCGCCTTCGTCATCGTAGCGCGCGTTGATCATGGGGAACTGCGGGATCGTGCGGCAGATCGCGACGATCAGGAAGGGCAGCATCGTCAGCTTCGGACGGCCGCCGCGGTTGGCGTTGAGGTCGGCGCGCATCTCTTCGAGCGCGGTGACGTCCATTTCCTCGACATAGGTGAAATGCGGGATCGCGCGCTTCGACGCCGCCATATTCTCGGCGATCTTGCGGCGCATGCCGATGACCTTGATCGGTTCATCGGTGCGGGCGCGGCTGGCGCCGGGGGCATGATAGCCCTGCCCGCCGCTGTAGCGGAGGAAGGCGTCGAGATCGGCGTGACGAATGCGGTCGCCTTCGGCCTGAACCTGGCCAAGATCGACGCCGAGGTCCTTGGCGCGGGCGCGAACGGCGGGCGACGCCAGCACGGCGCGGCTGTGGTCTGCGGTCACGACCGGCGCGGGTGCCGGGACCGGGGCCGGGGCCGGAGCTGCGACGGGCGCAGGCGCAGAAACCTCGGCGACCGAAACCTCTTCGGCCCCCGGCGTCTCGGCTTCGATCTGCTTCTCGACCGGCGTGTCCGCAGGCGGCGCCTCGACATCGCCATCGTCGTCGGTTTCGATCACCGCGAGCGTCGAGCCGATCGGGATCAGGTCGCCGACCTCGCCCGCCAGTTCGACGACGATCCCCGAAACGGGCGATTCCATTTCGACGGTCGCCTTGTCGGTCATCATATCGGCGAGCTGCGCGTCTTCCTCGACGCGCTCGCCGATCTTGACGTGCCAGGCGACGATTTCGGCCTCGGCGATGCCTTCGCCGATGTCGGGCAGACGGAATGAATAACGGGCCATGGCGTCAGTCCTTCAAAATCTTGGTCAGCGCGGTCGCGATGCGCACCGGGCCGGGGAAATAGGCCCATTCGAGGCTATGCGGATAAGGCGTGTCGAAGCCGGTGACGCGTTCGACCGGCGCCTCGAGGTGATAGAAGCAGCGTTCCTGCACCAACGCGGCAAGTTCGGCGCCGAAGCCCGAGGTGCGCGTCGCTTCGTGGATGATCAGGCAGCGGCCGGTTTTCTTCACCGAGGTTTCGATCGCGTCGATATCGAGCGGCAGCAAGGTGCGCAGGTCGATGATTTCGGCGTCGATGCCCATTTCCTCGACGATCGTCTTGGTCACATGGACCATCGTGCCATAGACGAGGATGGTAAGCGCCTCGCCAGCGCGCACCGTCGCGGCCTTGCCGAGTTCGATACGATAATAATCTTCGGGCACCGCGCTCGCGTCATGCTTCGACCAGGGTTCGACCGGACGGTCGTAATAGCCGCTGAACGGGCCGTTGTAGATACGCTTGGGTTCGAGGAAAACGACGGGGTCGTTGTCCTCGATCGCCGCGATCAGCAGGCCCTTGGCGTCATAGGGGTTCGACGGGATCACCGTCTTCACACCGCAGATGTGCGTCATGATGCTTTCGGGCGACTGGCTGTGGGTCTGGCCGCCGAAGATGCCTCCCCCAAAAGGAGTACGCACCGTCATCGGACAGATGAAGTCGGCCGCCGAACGATAACGCAAGCGCGCCGCTTCGCTGACGAGCTGGTCGAGCCCCGGGTAGATATAGTCGGCGAACTGGATTTCGGGGACCGGGCGCAGCCCATAAGCGCCCATGCCGACCGCGACGCCGATGATGCCGCATTCGTTGATCGGCGTGTCGAACACGCGGGTCTTGCCATGTTTCTTCTGCAGGCCCGCGGTCGCGCGGAACACGCCGCCGAAGAAGCCGACGTCCTCGCCCATCACGACCATGTTCGGGTCGCGTTCGAGCATGACGTCCATGGCGCTGTTGATCGCCTCGATCATGTTCATGGTCTTGGTGGCGGTTTGGGTCTCGGCGCTCATCATTCGGGCTTCCAGTTGGGGCCGAACTTGGCCTCTTGCTCGGCGAGCATCTGTGCGCATTGTTCCTTGAGGTGCCAGGGCAGCTCCTCGAACACATCGTCGAACATCGTCTCGAACGGCTGGTGCATGCCGTGGCCGAGGATGCCGAGCTTTTCCGACTGTTTCTGGGTCGTCTTGACCAGGTCGTCGAGTTCCCTCGCCTGCGCCTCGTGGCGTTCGGCATCCCATTCGCCGAGCGCCTCGAGATGCTGGCGCAGCCGCGCGATCGGATCGCCGAGCGGCCAGGCGGTCGCCTCGTCGGCGGCGCGATAGGCGCTCGGATCGTCCGAGGTGCTGTGGCCTTCGCTCCGATAGGTGAAATGCTCGATCAAAGTCGGGCCGTTGTTCGTCCGCGCACGATCCGCGGCCCACTGCGTCGCGGCATAAACCGCGAGCGGATCATTGCCGTCGATGCGCAGCCCCGCGATGCCATAACCCACCGCGCGTGCCGCGAAGGTCGTGCGCTCGCCGCCGGCGAAGCCCGAGAAGCTGGAGATCGCCCACTGATTGTTCACGACGTTGAAGATGACCGGGGCGTTATAAACGGTCGCAAAGGTCAACGCCGAGTGGAAATCGCCCTCGGCCGACGAGCCCTCGCCGCACCAGACGGTCGCGATGCGGCTGTCGCCTTTCGACGCCGAGGCCATCGCCCAGCCCACCGCCTGCGGATATTGCGTCGCGAGGTTGCCCGACACGCTGAAGAAACCATGCTCGGGCGCCGAGTACATGATCGGCAGCTGGCGTCCCATCAGGTGATCGCCGCGGTTCGAGTAGATCTGGTTCATCATCTGGATCAGCGGATAGTCGCGCGCGATCAGAATGCCCTGCTGGCGATAGCTGGGGAAACACATGTCGCCGCGATCGATCGCCATCGTCGAGGCGACCGAGGTCGCTTCTTCGCCGGTACACTTCATATAGAAGCTGGTCTTGCCCTGCCGCTGCGCACGGAACATGCGGTCGTCGAAAGCGCGGGTGAGCATCATGTAGCGCAGCATCGTGCGCAGCCGCTCGGGCGACAGCTTCGGATCCCACTGCCCCTTCGCCTGCCCGTCGAAATCGAGGACGCGGACGAGGCCATAGCTCAGCTCGCGCATCGCATCGGGCTTGGTCGCTTCGCTCGGGCGCGGGGTCGCTTCGACCGCGGGAACTTCGATATCGCCAAAGTCCGGGGTATCGCCGGGGCGATAGCGCGGTTCGGGGATATGAAGCGACAGCGGCGGCAAATTGCTCGCCGGGCGCTGAGGCGTCTCAGGCATATCTTCTTCCCTTTGAAGGCGCGAATCGGCGCCTAGTTATATTTCAACGTGGCGACATATTATTACGGTCGCCATACGAATGCAACGGCGGCCATCAGACCGCGACGGGCGCGGAAATATGCGCTTGCGGCGCATAATCCTCGACCGCGAAATCCTCGAACCGATAGTCGAAAATGCTCGAAGGCTGCCGAAGGATGCGGAGCTTGGGCGCGCCATCCGGAACGCGCGACAGCTGTTGTTCGACCAGCTCGGCGTGGTTCAGGTAGAGATGCACGTCGC
This window of the Sphingopyxis sp. CCNWLW2 genome carries:
- a CDS encoding dihydrolipoamide acetyltransferase family protein, with protein sequence MARYSFRLPDIGEGIAEAEIVAWHVKIGERVEEDAQLADMMTDKATVEMESPVSGIVVELAGEVGDLIPIGSTLAVIETDDDGDVEAPPADTPVEKQIEAETPGAEEVSVAEVSAPAPVAAPAPAPVPAPAPVVTADHSRAVLASPAVRARAKDLGVDLGQVQAEGDRIRHADLDAFLRYSGGQGYHAPGASRARTDEPIKVIGMRRKIAENMAASKRAIPHFTYVEEMDVTALEEMRADLNANRGGRPKLTMLPFLIVAICRTIPQFPMINARYDDEGGVVTRYGAVHLGMATQTDAGLMVPVIRDAQDKNVWQLASEITRLAEAARTGKAKVEELTGGTLTVTSLGPLGGIATTPVINRPEVAIIGPNKIVERPVFDGDEIRRAKLMNLSISCDHRVVDGWDAASYVQALKKLIETPVLLFAD
- a CDS encoding alpha-ketoacid dehydrogenase subunit beta; the protein is MNMIEAINSAMDVMLERDPNMVVMGEDVGFFGGVFRATAGLQKKHGKTRVFDTPINECGIIGVAVGMGAYGLRPVPEIQFADYIYPGLDQLVSEAARLRYRSAADFICPMTVRTPFGGGIFGGQTHSQSPESIMTHICGVKTVIPSNPYDAKGLLIAAIEDNDPVVFLEPKRIYNGPFSGYYDRPVEPWSKHDASAVPEDYYRIELGKAATVRAGEALTILVYGTMVHVTKTIVEEMGIDAEIIDLRTLLPLDIDAIETSVKKTGRCLIIHEATRTSGFGAELAALVQERCFYHLEAPVERVTGFDTPYPHSLEWAYFPGPVRIATALTKILKD
- a CDS encoding 3-methyl-2-oxobutanoate dehydrogenase (2-methylpropanoyl-transferring) subunit alpha; this encodes MPETPQRPASNLPPLSLHIPEPRYRPGDTPDFGDIEVPAVEATPRPSEATKPDAMRELSYGLVRVLDFDGQAKGQWDPKLSPERLRTMLRYMMLTRAFDDRMFRAQRQGKTSFYMKCTGEEATSVASTMAIDRGDMCFPSYRQQGILIARDYPLIQMMNQIYSNRGDHLMGRQLPIMYSAPEHGFFSVSGNLATQYPQAVGWAMASASKGDSRIATVWCGEGSSAEGDFHSALTFATVYNAPVIFNVVNNQWAISSFSGFAGGERTTFAARAVGYGIAGLRIDGNDPLAVYAATQWAADRARTNNGPTLIEHFTYRSEGHSTSDDPSAYRAADEATAWPLGDPIARLRQHLEALGEWDAERHEAQARELDDLVKTTQKQSEKLGILGHGMHQPFETMFDDVFEELPWHLKEQCAQMLAEQEAKFGPNWKPE